From a region of the Cyprinus carpio isolate SPL01 chromosome A18, ASM1834038v1, whole genome shotgun sequence genome:
- the LOC109065775 gene encoding serine/threonine-protein kinase H1 homolog gives MGCRTSKVLPEPPADVQLDLVKKVEPHQTDVYKNFIKSDGGGAKTGSPSPQGQSQAAAKVSQSPPPANSQTEPADPHRKKVAKYRAKFDPRVTAKYDIKALIGRGSFSRVVRVEHRSTRQPYAIKMIETRYREGREVCESELCVLRRVRHTNIIQLMEVFETAERVYMVMELATGGELFDRIIARGSFTERDATRVLQMVLDGVKYLHTLGITHRDLKPENLLYYHPGADSKIMITDFGLASTRKKGDECLMKTTCGTPEYIAPEILVRKPYTNAVDMWALGVISYILLSGTMPFEDDNRMRLYRQILKGKYSFSGEPWPSVSNLAKDFIDRVLTVDHTERLTAGQALKHPWIVSMAASSSMKNLQRSISQNLLKRASSRCHSTKSAQSTRSSRSTKSSKARRVREKELRELNRRYQQQCNG, from the exons ATGGGGTGCAGGACGAGCAAAGTCCTCCCAGAGCCACCCGCTGATGTCCAACTTGACTTAGTCAAAAAAGTAGAGCCACATCAGACTGATGTCtataaaaacttcattaaaaGTGATGGCGGCGGGGCGAAAACAGGCTCGCCATCTCCTCAGGGTCAAAGCCAGGCTGCTGCGAAGGTGAGCCAGTCCCCTCCTCCAGCTAACAGCCAGACGGAGCCTGCTGACCCACACCGGAAAAAAGTAGCTAAATACAGGGCCAAATTTGACCCTCGAGTGACCGCTAAGTATGATATCAAAGCTTTGATAGGCCGGGGTAGTTTCAGTCGTGTAGTACGAGTGGAACACAGAAGCACACGGCAGCCATACGCCATCAAGATGATCGAGACTCGCTACCGTGAAGGCAGAGAAGTATGTGAATCTGAACTTTGCGTGCTGCGACGGGTGCGCCACACCAACATCATTCAACTGATGGAGGTGTTTGAGACGGCTGAGCGGGTCTACATGGTGATGGAGTTGGCCACCGGCGGAGAACTGTTCGATCGCATCATCGCCCGTGGGTCTTTCACAGAAAGGGATGCCACGCGAGTGCTGCAGATGGTTCTCGATGGGGTCAAGTACCTCCATACGTTGGGCATCACGCACAGGGACCTAAAGCCTGAAAACTTGCTTTACTACCATCCTGGTGCTGATTCCAAGATCATGATCACAGACTTTGGCTTGGCCAGCACACGGAAGAAAGGAGACGAATGCCTGATGAAGACTACCTGTGGAACACCTGAATACATCGCTCCTGAGATACTCGTTCGAAAGCCGTACACTAATGCAGTAGACATGTGGGCACTGGGAGTCATCTCCTACATACTGCTCAGTGGCACCATGCCTTTTGAGGATGACAATCGCATGCGTCTGTACCGACAGATCCTCAAAGGGAAATACAGCTTCTCCGGGGAG CCATGGCCAAGTGTTTCCAAtcttgctaaggacttcattgaCCGTGTCCTCACAGTGGATCACACTGAGCGTCTGACTGCGGGCCAGGCACTTAAACATCCTTGGATTGTCAGCATGGCTGCTTCCTCCTCCATGAAGAACCTGCAGCGGTCCATTTCCCAGAACCTCCTGAAGAGAGCGTCATCACGCTGCcacagcaccaaatcagcacagtCCACTCGCTCCAGCCGCTCCACGAAGTCCAGCAAGGCGCGACGTGTTCGTGAGAAGGAGCTGCGGGAACTTAACCGCCGTTACCAGCAGCAGTGTAACGGTTGA
- the LOC109065774 gene encoding fanconi-associated nuclease 1-like: protein MESQTGRGSSSQRASARRLSVAKKNSQKCSAIKQRTSNGGGVASITSFFRNTPPCKLACPLCGKLVPRYKINEHIDSQCQKFLGEDLEDALDVSDNKQEKITNTASNGAVTRNDEKEKSPGEKDADMSLYFKKNCVMRQDSSETNLQAKLVKTVGLGSLSSKLSRRALRLSGESEMDHTHVSGQEETHDAELSSSQKENCMKSFVFESKSGGMATHNTFPPEPVASNQPQVKNSEKSVTVLAESSSSTDIQSVKSSLSSRARKRKSEELPKNDTNTTEKSVIHKKSRHKTENRHETDVKSDQAEASSDVVPSSESQIKSKTTERKPCTTPANESKVLGVEKASEGSEHQHFRQPYYLQNFRTVLEAVLENEDDRMLFNEDDFSNIHTFQQLSAPGQMLYVRLFQRKLKWLQVSKLEYTEISSDLRTVIQELVACGFLQTESELHDIQEVLDLLPAPELRTLAKTFHLGRGGNGTQKQQLVEGLLQLGKQRSLFVSQNNTAAVILKRAKQAAGSCVRLCRRSRAVFSRVLLLFSLTDTLEEEEMAAGGQGQLYTILLVNSGRLAFPEYTVHRSARLFEDRDDLIRYETAMRTLQEVIAAMQTGSWEDAYVLYATAKATWQEIKDSCDLSHQEQLPVFLRCFTVGWTYTRILSRGVEILQRLRRYEDSVEDLRNLLSQLVYCVDSRGRWWDRLALNLQQHLKQHEQAICAIRDGLNDPLVRTGHKLSLHQRASRMKESASLKKYRLLLRDLPTVHVQDVTHVTIRGQLFPHEGGMGKSVFLRAANEDERSTEGRGTMVMCSVEELALEHYRTLGFDQGIHGEGSTFSSLFGLLMWDIIFIDGVPDVFRNPYQTCPLDLHTDCFYGNRREAIEARAEMLRQASAETLQELLADVWNAQEGRVCALINWERFSSLQQAQSLVACLGGHFLSGVVLRMAKDYRHCRGGLPDLVVWSTYNKKFKLVEVKGPNDRLSQKQQIWLDELRKLGADVEVCHVTATGARGARRE from the exons ATGGAATCTCAGACGGGGAGAGGCAGCTCATCACAAAGAGCCAGTGCCAGGAGACTCTCAGTGGCAAAGAAAAACAGCCAGAAGTGCAGTGCAATCAAACAGAGAACAAGCAATGGAGGTGGGGTTGCCTCCATAACTTCATTTTTCAGGAATACACCACCGTGTAAACTGGCATGCCCTCTGTGTGGAAAACTTGTACCTCGTTACAAGATTAATGAACATATAGACTCTCAGTGTCAGAAGTTTCTTGGAGAGGATCTTGAAGATGCACTGGATGTCAGTGACAACAAGCAGGAGAAAATAACCAACACAGCTTCTAACGGTGCAGTAACTCGAAATGATGAGAAAGAGAAAAGCCCAGGAGAGAAAGATGCTGATATGAGTCTGTATTTTAAAAAGAACTGTGTTATGAGGCAAGATTCATCTGAAACAAATTTACAAGCGAAACTGGTTAAAACGGTTGGCCTTGGAAGTTTGTCCTCTAAACTGTCTAGAAGAGCGCTTAGACTTTCAGGAGAATCTGAGATGGATCATACTCATGTCTCTGGACAAGAAGAGACCCATGATGCAGAACTGAGCAGCTCACAGAAGGAAAATTGCATGAAGAGTTTCGTTTTTGAATCTAAATCCGGTGGCATGGCTACACATAACACATTCCCACCAGAGCCAGTGGCTTCAAACCAACCTCAAGTGAAAAACAGTGAGAAATCTGTGACAGTACTGGCAGAATCAAGCAGCAGCACTGACATTCAGTCGGTGAAATCGTCATTGTCATCCAGGGCACGAAAGCGGAAATCAGAGGAGTTGCCTAAAAATGATACAAACACTACAGAAAAATCCGTCATACATAAGAAAAGTAGacataaaactgaaaacagacaTGAAACGGATGTCAAGTCTGATCAAGCTGAGGCCTCGTCTGATGTTGTTCCATCATCAGAGAGTCAAATCAAAAGCAAGACCACTGAGAGGAAGCCCTGTACAACACCAGCCAATGAGTCCAAAGTGCTAGGCGTAGAGAAAGCCAGCGAGGGATCGGAGCATCAGCACTTCAGGCAGCCGTATTACCTGCAGAACTTTCGGACTGTCCTTGAGGCGGTGTTGGAGAATGAGGATGATAGGATGCTCTTCAATGAAGATGACTTCTCAAATATTCACACTTTTCAGCAGCTCTCAG CGCCTGGTCAGATGCTTTATGTCCGTCTATTTCAAAGAAAGCTGAAGTGGCTTCAGGTCAGTAAGTTGGAATACACAGAGATCAGCTCGGACCTCAGAACTGTCATTCAGGAGCTGGTCGCATGTGGCTTCTTACAAACAG AATCTGAGCTTCATGACATCCAAGAAGTTCTGGATCTGCTGCCTGCACCGGAGCTCAGAACCCTGGCCAAAACCTTTCATCTTGGCCGTGGAGGGAATGGGACTCAGAAGCAGCAGTTGGTAGAGGGGCTGCTCCAGCTGGGGAAACAGCGATCACTCTTTGTCAGTCAAAACAACACGGCTGCAGTCATTCTCAAGAG GGCCAAGCAGGCTGCAGGTTCCTGTGTGCGTCTGTGCCGCAGATCACGTGCCGTGTTCTCCCGTGTCCTGCTCCTGTTCTCCCTCACAGACACTCTGGAGGAAGAGGAGATGGCCGCTGGAGGTCAGGGGCAGCTCTACACCATTCTGCTTGTCAATTCTGGCCGTCTAGCTTTCCCAGAGTATACAGTACATCGCTCAGCCAGACTGTTTGAGGACAGGGATGACCTCATCAG GTATGAAACAGCGATGCGTACGCTGCAGGAAGTGATTGCTGCAATGCAAACAGGCAGCTGGGAGGACGCCTATGTCCTCTATGCTACAGCAAAGGCCACCTGGCAGGAGATTAAAGACTCCTGTGACCTAAG TCATCAAGAACAACTGCCTGTTTTTCTGCGGTGTTTCACTGTGGGCTGGACCTACACTCGGATACTGTCTCGAGGAGTTGAGATTTTACAAAGACTTCGCCGCTATGAG GACTCTGTGGAGGACCTCAGGAATCTTCTGTCCCAGCTAGTGTATTGTGTAGACAGTAGGGGGCGCTGGTGGGACAGACTTGCTCTCAATCTCCAGCAACACCTAAAACAACATGAGCA GGCCATCTGTGCTATCCGGGATGGACTGAATGATCCTCTGGTCCGAACAGGCCACAAATTATCACTTCACCAGCGTGCTTCCCGAATGAAGGAATCTGCTAGCTTGAAGAAGTACCGTCTGCTGCTCCGAGATCTGCCCACTGTGCACGTACAGGATGTCACTCAT GTGACAATTCGAGGCCAGCTCTTTCCTCATGAGGGTGGTATGGGCAAATCAGTGTTCCTCAGAGCGGCCAATGAGGATGAACGCTCCACAGAGGGACGAGGGACTATGGTCATGTGTTCTGTTGAGGAACTGGCTCTGGAACACTACAGAACGCTTGGTTTTGATCAAG GTATTCATGGAGAAGGCTCTACATTTTCCAGCCTTTTTGGACTCCTCATGTGGGACATCATCTTTATCGATGGGGTTCCTGATGTCTTCCGAAACCCCTACCAG ACTTGTCCTTTGGATTTGCACACTGATTGTTTCTATGGTAACCGGCGGGAAGCCATCGAGGCGCGTGCTGAGATGTTACGCCAGGCATCTGCAGAGACGCTGCAGGAGCTGCTTGCTGATGTGTGGAACGCACAGGAGGGGAGAGTGTGTGCGCTGATAAACTGGGAGCGTTTCTCCTCCCTGCAACAGGCACAG AGTCTAGTGGCATGTCTGGGTGGCCACTTCCTGAGCGGTGTGGTCCTCAGAATGGCAAAGGACTACAGGCACTGCAGAGGAGGACTTCCAGATCTGGTAGTCTGGAGCACGTACAACAAGAAGTTCAAG TTGGTGGAAGTAAAGGGTCCTAATGACCGTCTGTCCCAGAAGCAACAGATCTGGCTGGATGAGCTGCGTAAGCTTGGGGCCGATGTAGAAGTTTGTCATGTCACTGCCACTGGAGCACGAGGGGCTCGACGGGAATGA